One genomic window of Nicotiana sylvestris chromosome 10, ASM39365v2, whole genome shotgun sequence includes the following:
- the LOC104236368 gene encoding ubiquitin-conjugating enzyme E2 32, whose product MAEDKYNLKNPAVKRILQEVKEMQSNPSDDFMSLPLEENIFEWQFAIRGPRDSEFEGGIYHGRIQLPAEYPFKPPSFMLLTPNGRFETQTKICLSISNHHPEHWQPSWSVRTALVALIAFMPTNPNGALGSLDYTKEERRALAIKSRETAPRYGTPERQKLIDEIHEYMLSKAPPVPQATSLPAHEEQNINGEDEVQESPENPSAETAEERLHNPSDANTNIEERRELALDAEPVPAPIELPTARPSEPRVLHTPQQSVSRQADDRIFTWAAVGLTIAILVLLLKKFMKANGHGAVFMDES is encoded by the exons ATGGCGGAGGATAAGTATAATCTGAAAAATCCAGCGGTGAAGAGAATACTACAGGAGGTTAAAGAGATGCAATCTAATCCTTCCGATGATTTCATGAGCCTTCCTCTCGAG GAGAACATCTTTGAATGGCAATTCGCAATCAGGGGTCCACGAGATTCTGAGTTTGAAGGGGGGATTTATCATGGACGGATCCAGTTGCCTGCCGAATATCCTTTCAAGCCTCCTTCTTTCATGCTTTTGACT CCCAATGGACGTTTTGAAACCCAAACCAAGATATGTTTGAGCATTTCTAATCATCACCCTGAGCACTGGCAACCGTCATGGAGTG TTCGGACTGCGCTGGTAGCTCTGATTGCATTTATGCCCACCAACCCAAATGGTGCCCTTGGATCACTAGACTATACAAAGGAAGAAAGGCGTGCTTTAGCTATTAAATCTCGTGAAACGGCTCCAAGATATGGAACTCCCGAGCGCCAGAAGCTGATTGACGAG ATTCATGAATACATGCTAAGCAAAGCACCCCCAGTTCCTCAAGCTACTTCCTTGCCAGCTCATGAAGAACAGAACATTAATGGAGAGGATGAGGTCCAAGAGAGTCCTGAAAACCCCAGCGCCGAGACTGCTGAGGAAAGGCTTCATAATCCATCTGATGCTAACACAAATATTGAAGAGAGACGCGAATTGGCTTTAGATGCAGAACCTGTACCGGCACCTATAGAGCTCCCTACTGCACGGCCAAGTGAGCCTCGGGTACTGCATACACCTCAACAGAGCGTCTCGAGGCAGGCTGATGACCGTATATTTACATGGGCAGCAGTTGGACTCACAATTGCTATACTTGTACTTCTGTTAAAGAAATTCATGAAAGCTAATGGCCACGGTGCTGTTTTCATGGATGAATCCTAA
- the LOC104236369 gene encoding UPF0481 protein At3g47200-like has translation MSQEKMKEEDISYTNIKTKDHVLLDIVQEEEDLVQSIGEKMKNISSFHCINRVPLEIKKGSENSYSPKLVSIGPFHHGVDTLKNMEEQKWCYLNTLVSRKPINTQPILENCVKALRDLEEKARKCYGENTIDQIGSNEFVQMMLLDCGFLIELFIKLALKGYRRRDDIFFSNYEMFFRLRCDLILLENQIPFFVLHQIFHLVPIPKECNYSLIQLALLFFRKLIPGEGLITIEKFGPKVHHLLDLVHQCYLPTIPQIQPNGVQKHLHNVLHLHAVGIKFKKAISESVMNVRFTKDKVLEIPTLKIHNYSEILFRNLMALEHFGSTSMRVRYLASDVRTTVSTTTLLAHSNIGSKHVMSYVYLMKSLVRSAKDASHLIQREILDSSLYNDEEIFQLFHKLHVEFDVKDFYYSGLCEKVNGYKKKTMWKVCCQKLSNVYEKTS, from the coding sequence ATGTctcaagaaaagatgaaagaagAAGATATATCCTATACAAATATCAAAACCAAAGATCATGTGTTACTCGATATCgtgcaagaagaagaagatcttGTACAATCAATTGGCGAAAAGATGAAAAATATCTCAAGTTTTCATTGTATCAACAGAGTTCCTCTAGAAATAAAAAAGGGAAGTGAAAATAGTTACTCTCCTAAATTAGTCTCGATAGGTCCTTTTCATCATGGAGTTGACACACTTAAAAACATGGAGGAACAAAAGTGGTGTTATCTCAACACGCTAGTTAGTCGAAAACCAATAAACACACAACCCATTTTAGAGAATTGTGTGAAAGCACTTAGAGATTTAGAGGAGAAAGCAAGAAAATGCTATGGAGAAAACACAATTGATCAAATTGGAAGTAATGAATTTGTCCAAATGATGTTGCTTGATTGTGGCTTTCTCATTGAGCTTTTTATCAAGCTTGCTTTAAAGGGTTATCGACGTAGAGATGATATATTCTTTAGCAATTACGAGATGTTTTTTCGTTTAAGATGTGACTTAATTCTACTCGAAAATCAAATCCCCTTTTTTGTTCTACACCAAATATTTCACTTAGTTCCAATTCCTAAAGAATGTAATTATTCCCTTATTCAACTTGCTTTACTCTTCTTTAGAAAATTAATTCCAGGTGAAGGACTCATTACTATAGAGAAATTTGGCCCTAAAGTTCACCATTTATTGGACTTGGTTCACCAATGTTATCTTCCAACAATTCCTCAAATTCAACCAAATGGGGTACAAAAGCATTTGCACAATGTACTACATCTTCATGCTGTAGGGATCAAGTTCAAGAAGGCAATAAGTGAAAGTGTTATGAATGTGAGATTCACCAAAGACAAAGTATTGGAAATCCCAACTTTGAAAATACACAACTACTCTGAGATTTTATTCCGAAATCTGATGGCACTGGAGCATTTTGGTTCAACAAGTATGCGAGTGAGATATCTAGCGTCTGATGTTCGTACAACAGTATCCACAACTACTTTACTGGCTCACAGTAACATTGGTTCGAAACACGTTATGTCTTACGTTTACCTCATGAAATCTCTTGTAAGGTCTGCAAAAGATGCAAGCCATTTAATACAGAGGGAGATTTTGGACAGCAGTTTATATAATGATGAAGAGATTTTTCAACTGTTCCATAAGCTTCATGTAGAGTTTGATGTCAAGGATTTCTATTATAGTGGACTTTGTGAGAAAGTTAATGGATACAAGAAGAAAACAATGTGGAAAGTATGTTGCCAGAAACTCAGCAATGTATATGAAAAGACTTCCTAA
- the LOC104236370 gene encoding aldehyde dehydrogenase 22A1 gives MAFWWALIVIVFAFAICKLLLMLIPSNVPSIDVDTSDVLDDGNHTKENSFIYIPSRRHTDKVQCYEPATMKYLGFLPALKPDEVKERVAHARKAQKIWAKSSFKQRRLFLRILLKYIIEHQDLICNISSRDTGKTMVDASLGEIMTTCEKIHWLLSEGEKWLKPEYRSCGRSMLHKTAKVEFYPLGVVGAIVSWNYPFHNIFNPMLAAVFSGNSIVIKVSEHASWSGCFYLRIIQTALAAVGAPENLVEVITGFAETGEALVSSVDKMIFVGSPGVGKKIMRTAADTLIPVTLELGGKDAFIVCEDADVPHVAQVAARAALQSSGQNCAGAERFYVHKDIYSSFVAEVVKIVKSVTAGPPLSGKYDMGAICMQEHSEKLQYLVNDALDKGAEIVARGSVGNIGEGAVDQYFPPTVIVNVNHTMKLMQEEAFGPILPIMKFSSDEEVVQLANDSKYGLGCAVFSGSQRRAKQIASQLHCGVAAINDFASSYMCQSLPFGGVKDSGFGRFAGIEGLRACCLVKSVVEDRWWPLIKTKIPKPIQYPVAENGFEFQESLVEALYGLNIWDRLRALVNVLKLLSEQTTPTSNRRRSD, from the exons ATGGCGTTCTGGTGGGCGCTGATTGTAATTGTATTCGCATTCGCGATCTGTAAGTTACTGTTGATGCTCATTCCTTCCAATGTCCCTTCCATTGACGTCGACACTTCCGACG TGTTGGACGATGGGAATCACACGAAAGAGAACAGCTTCATTTAT ATTCCCTCGAGAAGGCATACAGACAAAGTTCAGTGCTATGAACCTGCAACAATGAAGTACCTGGGTTTTTTACCAGCGCTGAAACCTGATGAG GTTAAGGAGCGGGTTGCACATGCAAGGAAAGCTCAGAAGATATGGGCAAAGAGTAGCTTCAAGCAAAGACGTCTGTTTCTGCGTATACTTCTAAAGTATATTATTGAACATCAAGACCTTATATGCAA TATCTCTTCACGTGATACTGGAAAAACAATGGTAGATGCCTCCTTGGGAGAAATAATGACTACATGTGAAAAGATACATTGGCTTCTTTCAGAGGGTGAAAAGTGGCTAAAGCCTGAATACCG TTCATGTGGGAGATCAATGCTTCACAAGACTGCAAAAGTGGAATTTTATCCTCTTGGTGTTGTTGGTGCTATTGTTTCGTGGAATTACCCATTTCACAATATCTTTAATCCAATGTTGGCTGCAGTCTTCTCAGGGAACAGCATTGTGATAAAG GTCTCAGAACATGCCAGTTGGTCTGGGTGTTTCTATCTGCGAATCATTCAAACTGCTCTTGCTGCAGTCGGAGCTCCTGAGAACTTGGTAGAAGTTATAACTGG CTTTGCTGAAACTGGAGAGGCACTAGTATCCTCTGTCGACAAAATGATATTTGTTGGATCACCTGGTGTGGGCAAAAAG ATTATGCGGACTGCTGCAGATACACTGATACCAGTTACCCTTGAGCTTGGTGGAAAAGATGCATTTATTGTCTGTGAAGATGCCGATGTGCCACAT GTTGCACAAGTTGCTGCCAGAGCAGCTCTCCAATCAAGTGGGCAGAATTGTGCTGGTGCAGAACGTTTTTATGTTCACAAGGACATTTactcttcttttgttgctgaAGTAGTTAAAATTGTGAAATCGGTTACTGCT GGCCCTCCTCTATCTGGGAAGTATGACATGGGAGCCATATGCATGCAAGAGCATTCTGAAAAGCTTCAGTACCTGGTAAATGATGCCCTAGACAAAGGCGCTGAAATTGTTGCTCGAGGAAGTGTAGGCAATATTGGCGAAGGTGCTGTTGATCAGTACTTCCCTCCTACTGTGATTGTAAACGTAAATCACACCATGAAGTTGATGCAGGAGGAG GCTTTTGGACCAATATTGCCAATAATGAAATTCAGCTCTGATGAAGAAGTTGTTCAGCTTGCAAATGATTCAAAATATGGACTTGGTTGTGCTGTATTTTCAGGCAGTCAGCGTCGTGCTAAGCAGATAGCTTCACAATTACATTGTGGAGTGGCTGCTATCAATGACTTCGCATCAAGTTACATGTGTCAG tCCCTGCCATTTGGTGGTGTAAAAGACAGTGGATTTGGAAGATTTGCTGGTATTGAAGGATTGCGAGCTTGCTGTCTTGTAAAATCAGTGGTGGAGGATCGGTGGTGGCCTCTTATTAAAACCAAGATACCAAAGCCTATTCAG TATCCTGTTGCTGAGAATGGATTCGAGTTTCAAGAGTCTCTTGTGGAGGCTCTTTATGGTTTGAACATCTGGGATCGTCTACGGGCATTGGTGAATGTTTTGAAACTCCTTTCAGAGCAAACCACCCCCACGAGCAATAGAAGGCGAAGTGACTAA